In one Solanum dulcamara chromosome 1, daSolDulc1.2, whole genome shotgun sequence genomic region, the following are encoded:
- the LOC129892681 gene encoding uncharacterized protein LOC129892681, with amino-acid sequence MNVKERKKLSKRDVKRGNDFNCQKSSKGETSGSDIRKSDGKEKSYSSCYRCSKNHLGKCLAGTKNCYSCGKSRHNERVCLVAFRKGRDSNKARCEGGNSQSKYGGGFSGSTIPKCSKCGKNHREECLAGLDVCYRSGKPGHYARECRRGTRPQA; translated from the coding sequence ATGAATgttaaagaaaggaaaaagttGAGCAAAAGGGATGTTAAGAGAGGAAATGACTTTAATTGTCAGAAGAGTTCAAAAGGGGAAACATCCGGCTCGGATATAAGGAAGAGTGATGGAAAGGAAAAATCCTACTCCTCATGCTATAGGTGCAGTAAGAATCATCTAGGGAAGTGCTTGGCTGGTACAAAAAATTGTTATAGTTGTGGAAAAAGTAGACATAATGAGAGGGTCTGTCTGGTAGCTTTTAGGAAAGGGAGGGATTCCAACAAGGCTCGATGTGAAGGTGGGAATTCTCAATCCAAATACGGTGGTGGTTTTAGTGGATCTACTATTCCCAAGTGTTCtaagtgtgggaaaaaccataggGAAGAATGCTTAGCGGGATTGGATGTTTGCTATAGGAGTGGAAAGCCAGGTCATTATGCAAGAGAGTGTAGAAGAGGTACTAGACCCCAGGCTTAG